The nucleotide sequence GCCCGGTGGTACCGGTGGCAACCAGGCGGCAGCGCTCGAGGACCGGGCGAAAGCGCCGGACGAACTCCACCATCGCGGGCTTTTGCTTGTCATGAGCCACCAGTGCGATGCGCACGAAGATGCCAGCACCCTCCACAGCCGGCGCACCTGGCGCCGGGTCTTCTCCAAGCGCCCCGAGTTGTCGACCACCCAGTCCGCCAGGCGCCGTTTACGCTCGAGCGGCCACTGGGCCTCGATGGCGCGCTGCGCCTCGCCCGGGTCGAGGCCCCGGCCCGTGGCCCGCTGCAGGCACGTCTCGGGGTCGGCCCAGACGACCACCGTCACGTCCACCATCCGGCAGGCCCGGCGGCCGGCCTCGAAGAGGAGCGGCACCTCTACCACGACGGGGCGGGCCCGGTGCTCCTTCTGATCCGAGCGCATCAGGCCCGCCACCCGCCTGCGAAGCTCCGCCAGGATGATGGGGTGCGTCACCGCGTCGACCTTGAGCCTGGCCCCCGCATCCTCGAAGATGCGGCGGCGAATGGCCGCCCGGTCGAGCTCTGCGTCGGGGCGCAGCACCCCGCCCGCCCCCAGTGCCT is from Limnochorda sp. L945t and encodes:
- the coaE gene encoding dephospho-CoA kinase (Dephospho-CoA kinase (CoaE) performs the final step in coenzyme A biosynthesis.), whose product is MAGLALGAGWTPPGPSGRGGPPARRRHPCPWAAVGPAARRWCCRHVPVVGLTGGFASGKSVVREMLRALGAGVVDADTVTRELSRPGGPVWRAIVEALGAGGVLRPDAELDRAAIRRRIFEDAGARLKVDAVTHPIILAELRRRVAGLMRSDQKEHRARPVVVEVPLLFEAGRRACRMVDVTVVVWADPETCLQRATGRGLDPGEAQRAIEAQWPLERKRRLADWVVDNSGRLEKTRRQVRRLWRVLASSCASHWWLMTSKSPRWWSSSGAFARSSSAAAWLPPVPPGGWWRRRRGST